The Pyricularia oryzae 70-15 chromosome 5, whole genome shotgun sequence genome includes a region encoding these proteins:
- a CDS encoding cutinase 1 encodes MKATTALTFLVATLASASPTGILEDRQLLGGRVGAVAKEFTMGGCKPIIMIFARGSTEIGNMGAICGPPTANGVKAKFGAGNVAVEGVDYAAGLATNFLRGGADPVGITEMKRLIAKANAECPDSMLVVGGYSQGAALTHRAVENLPQAQKNQIKAAFTFGDTQKQQDRNQIKGFPREKTNIICQPGDLVCVGTLTITPAHLSYGVRANEQVAFITKALMAAGAGAAR; translated from the exons ATGAAGGCCACAACCGCTCTCACCTTTTTGGTCGCCACACTGGCCTCTGCCAGCCCTACTGGCATCCTTGAAGACCGTCAGCTCCTCGGAGGTCGAGTCGGTGCCGTAGCCAAAGAGTTCACCATGGGGGGCTGCAAGCCGATCATCATGATATTCGCCCGTGGATCTACCGAGATCGGCAACATGGGGGCCATCTGCGGTCCACCCACCGCCAACGGTGTCAAGGCCAAGTTTGGAGCTGGAAACGTTGCCGTTGAGGGCGTTGACT ACGCCGCTGGCCTTGCAACCAACTTCCtccgcggcggcgccgacccCGTAGGCATCACCGAGATGAAGCGACTGATCGCAAAGGCCAACGCCGAGTGCCCGGACTCGATGCTCGTGGTGGGCGGCTACTCGCAGGGCGCGGCTCTGACGCACCGGGCCGTGGAGAACCTGCCGCAGGCACAAAAGAACCAGATCAAGGCGGCATTCACGTTTGGCGACACCCAGAAGCAGCAGGACCGCAACCAGATCAAGGGCTTCCCCCGGGAAAAGACAAACATCATTTGCCAGCCTGGTGACCTCGTCTGCGTCGGCACCCTCACCATCACCCCGGCCCACCTGAGCTACGGCGTCAGGGCCAACGAACAGGTCGCCTTCATCACCAAGGCGCTAATGgctgccggcgccggcgccgcgcGATGA
- a CDS encoding required for hyphal anastomosis, whose protein sequence is MNSLWPSRGTSDISGATNDKQPSADVASIGDAPLPAPAPVPALEAGVAEARNTSTPINNAPAPSPSRPGLVRNQPSPAPQVPIQVPSASGQMASQQPPDSLSLAQLRRYVAEFPHAEPLAYEFVYEDFAPIEEEVDEWFVYQYWQWVRLSHIQNAFEEQWRLDFAGQRWEDVGSDGQTKFLREALEAFSYPDQGLRTSAINRVAYIALGRWADTAGGATAAEGRGPEFKSAATDSQLAAMKDGCRLIADSDGLGVVWAELRRAFEVFWSDDPQYQPDLLQQVQDDLMNLMTIIYMTLQHCLSYPNEMSAVREKLLGLNPNIAEFMLLATTKLRWDESGQLPLTHVLLLFWKTILLVFGGIREIEETKKATCETGTDEKDKNIITASPLDYHNFRQEITSKYPAYIPPQLAIPIEADNSSLLPPLPNQQSRNNGSNGILPGPPNSQASGSSILDEKVHIATPAPSPPPSPSVGGKVGKKQNYQTNQNFPFMYPPLDATSNSAGGKGLAGLQDLLMGRKWEGSDIPASILEAGELFSKRVRMTRATRQLWEEREKFIKYSRGWEDNDNDIVDELDLSSLTLEEKQELGLIKTDREEMPPEVIVDYGPNSEKLSTEICRRLADLEHFYGAALPQLQSLVMVLLKAVVQHVTVLMVTTQQQGQTNAGQNGLRAANGGAPRGTEATTNGTSPEHSAAIQEENDHTRTREITIKAVSGILILILKWFKLSHILKFEFVTQLLLDSNYIPLVLKLFAHQDVQQTVDSKSDRIESSFFYFCNLRAGAPDKTEEPQQDEESEDEAAPPPIKRQRSPTEKGPGAVNGNDTQQGGNAQPSRPEVDELGCPVNPLPKEPITDFSWRNFFSLINFLRVLQKVCKGKAHRNLLLVHYKSSNILRKSLKVPQPELRLYTLKLFKNQVPYCGRKWRQGNMRVITAVYLHCRPELRDEWLAGSDVDAEVEEALPLEQALRSITHWFNVRRYPDSMGPELANALREGHDFFARELEKVDLQWLELGDDGVSVGEWEGLAA, encoded by the exons ATGAACTCGCTGTGGCCTTCAAGGGGTACAAGTGACATTTCCGGGGCTACAAACGACAAGCAGCCCTCCGCGGACGTGGCCAGCATCGGGGACGCCCCTCTACCTGCACCTGCACCTGTGCCCGCGCTGGAAGCAGGAGTCGCTGAGGCTAGGAATACATCGACTCCGATCAACAACGCCCCTGCACCGTCTCCTTCGCGCCCTGGCCTCGTGCGCAACCAACCCTCGCCCGCTCCACAAgtaccgatccaggtcccCTCAGCGTCCGGTCAGATGGCTTCCCAGCAGCCCCCAGACTCGCTTTCTCTAGCGCAGCTTCGCAGATATGTCGCCGAGTTTCCACACGCCGAGCCGCTTGCCTACGAGTTTGTGTACGAGGACTTTGCCCCGATCGAAGAGGAGGTTGATGAGTGGTTCGTATATCAGTACTGGCAGTGGGTGAGGTTGAGCCACATTCAGAATGCGTTCGAGGAACAGTGGAGGCTTGATTTTGCTGGTCAGCGGTGGGAAGACGTAGGCTCCGACGGCCAGACCAAGTTTCTACGTGAGGCACTGGAGGCATTTTCATATCCGGATCAGGGCCTCCGGACCAGCGCCATCAACCGGGTCGCGTACATTGCGCTGGGCAGATGGGCAGACACGGCAGGAGGCGCCACTGCGGCAGAAGGCCGTGGCCCAGAGTTCAAATCTGCTGCAACAGATTCGCAGCTGGCAGCGATGAAGGACGGTTGCCGGCTGATTGCTGATTCTGACGGCCTGGGAGTCGTCTGGGCAGAACTACGGCGTGCCTTTGAGGTCTTCTG GTCTGACGATCCGCAATACCAACCAGACCTACTTCAACAGGTGCAAGATGACCTCATGAATTTGATGACCATTATATACATGACTTTGCAGCATTGTCTTAGCTATCCTAACGAAATGTCAGCAGTCCGAGAGAAGCTTC TTGGGCTTAATCCTAATATTGCGGAGTTTATGCTGCTCGCTACCACCAAGCTGCGATGGGATGAATCAGGACAGCTCCCACTAACCCATGTCCTTCTGCTCTTCTGGAAAACGATACTGTTGGTGTTTGGGGGAATCAGAGAAAttgaagaaacaaaaaaagcgaCATGTGAGACAGGGACAGACGAAAAGGACAAAAACATCATTACGGCATCACCCTTGGACTATCATAATTTCCGACAAGAGATAACCTCCAAGTACCCAGCCTACATCCCGCCCCAGCTGGCCATACCCATCGAGGCAGACAACTCATCTTTACTACCACCACTTCCGAACCAGCAGAGCAGGAATAATGGATCTAATGGCATCCTGCCTGGCCCGCCAAACTCACAGGCAAGCGGATCCTCCATCCTGGACGAAAAAGTACACATAGCAACGCCAGCACCCTCTCCTCCGCCGTCCCCTAGCGTCGGAGGGAAGGTGGGCAAGAAGCAGAACTACCAAACCAACCAAAACTTCCCATTCATGTACCCACCACTTGATGCTACGAGCAACAGCGCTGGTGGCAAGGGCCTTGCTGGTCTACAGGACCTACTTATGGGTCGGAAATGGGAGGGCAGCGACATTCCGGCTTCTATCCTGGAGGCCGGTGAGCTCTTTTCGAAACGTGTGCGAATGACACGCGCCACGAGGCAACTATgggaagaaagagaaaagttTATCAAGTATTCTAGGGGCTGGGAAGACAATGACAACGACATAGTTGATGAGCTCGATTTGTCATCCCTCACGTTGGAGGAGAAACAAGAGCTAGGGCTGATCAAGACGGATCGCGAGGAAATGCCACCAGAAGTTATTGTGGATTATGGTCCCAATTCTGAAAAGCTGTCGACCGAGATTTGTCGGCGCTTGGCCGACCTTGAGCACTTCTAT GGAGCCGCGCTACCTCAACTTCAATCACTGGTCATGGTCCTACTTAAGGCCGTTGTACAACACGTCACCGTCCTCATGGTGACAACGCAACAGCAAGGCCAGACCAATGCTGGCCAGAACGGGCTTCGCGCCGCTAACGGCGGAGCGCCTCGTGGCACAGAGGCAACGACTAACGGAACAAGCCCGGAGCATTCGGCAGCTATCCAAGAGGAGAACGACCACACCAGGACTCGTGAGATTACCATAAAGGCTGTCTCGGGGATTTTGATTCTCATTTTGAAGTGGTTCAAGCTATCGC ATATACTCAAGTTCGAGTTTGTGACACAGCTGCTCCTTGACTCGAATTATATCCCGCTAGTTCTCAAGTTGTTTGCTCATCAGGACGTCCAACAAACGGTCGACAGCAAAAGCGATCGTATCGAGAGCAG CTTCTTCTACTTTTGCAACCTACGAGCTGGAGCACCAGACAAGACCGAAGAACCCCAGCAAGACGAGGAAAGTGAGGATGAAGCTGCGCCGCCACCCATCAAGAGGCAACGCTCCCCTACAGAAAAAGGCCCCGGGGCCGTCAATGGGAACGATACGCAACAGGGGGGAAATGCGCAGCCAAGTCGTCCTGAAGTAGACGAACTTGGCTGTCCGGTCAACCCGCTCCCGAAAGAGCCGATAACTGACTTCTCCTGGCGTAACTTCTTCTCACTGATCAACTTTTTGCGCGTCCTACAAAAGGTGTGCAAAGGAAAAGCGCACCGCAACTTGCTGCTGGTGCATTACAAGTCATCCAACATACTACGCAAGTCTCTGAAGGTACCCCAGCCGGAGTTGCGGCTGTACACTCTCAAGCTCTTTAAAAACCAGGTTCCCTACTGCGGTCGTAAGTGGCGCCAAGGCAACATGAGGGTCATCACGGCCGTGTACCTCCATTGCAGGCCGGAGCTGAGAGACGAGTGGCTCGCCGGATCCGACGTGGACGCCGAGGTGGAGGAGGCGTTGCCGCTGGAGCAGGCGCTGAGGAGCATCACGCATTGGTTCAACGTGCGCAGGTATCCGGATAGCATGGGCCCTGAACTAGCTAATGCTTTGCGTGAAGGCCATGATTTCTTTGCGAGAGAATTAGAGAAGGTAGACCTTCAATGGTTGGAGCTGGGAGATGACGGGGTTTCGGTGGGTGAATGGGAGGGATTGGCGGCTTGA
- a CDS encoding RING finger protein yields the protein MLWNTGLLHSVRPIYPATLLHLIGACHPAANWLIWHGSIDIAKPYSSHCNKGIEAMSESDDPRDEEMSTLSAIYPEIEVDSSDPHLFALEIPVHPSKPVQVLFPAPAPAPVTAAGPEPVPLQVQAADNRAGEPQREDSHELSYLPPVRLLITLPPGYPAQQPPQVELTSSPPWIPSTRIEQLVADCARLWKELDHDPVVFTYIDHIQQLAETAFDVVDDRGVLTAEPQYRIAILDYDISAKRAAFDRETFDCGICLDPKKGSACHRMLDCGHVFCIGCLQDFYNNAIQEGDISSVRCLTPNCAKDREKSAAQQSPTSHSAGGRAKRKRRQKLISPSELLKIPLEPEVVRRFVTLKYKSELESDKNTVYCPRTWCNGAARSKKHKKPEGLEFSEDSEGSDDEDSNRPQASTVPRPYNKTEELLCICEDCGFAFCGRCSLGWHGEFYRCMPRRDKTELTAEEKASLEYVQLHTTPCPTCAAPAQKTHGCNHMICGRQGCGTHFCYLCSAWLDPTNPYSHYNQQSNGRITGCYNRLWELEAGDGDDVGLGFIGGRAAALAAQQEIEMDPALLIPEIEEADGEDAHANGAAAGAAGDNMGVRPANEQENERGVALEAPLVLRIAADPPGRAAPPPVPNPPPAVRPRAGGQQNARRRGGRGGQHAARGGRGGANAQQQNEQARNNGAPRRGRGGRPRGGIVAPEADRPNDDDLNEHQRAWIRQFVHMALNDEEDLVDSDSDEEIFWIR from the exons ATGCTATGGAACACTGGTCTGCTTCATAGCGTTAGGCCAATATACCCGGCAACTCTGTTGCATTTGATCGGCGCTTGCCATCCGGCAGCAAATTGGCTGATCTGGCACGGTTCCATCGATATAGCCAAACCTTATTCATCTCACTGCAACAAGGGCATTGAAGCCATGTCTGAATCCGATGATCCTCGAGATGAGGAAATGAGCACATTGTCAGCCATCTATCCCGAGATCGAGGTTGACAGCTCAGATCCACACTTGTTTGCGCTCGAGATACCCGTACACCCATCCAAGCCGGTGCAGGTCTTATTCCCGGCCCCGGCCCCGGCACCCGTCACAGCTGCTGGTCCGGAACCGGTACCTTTGCAAGTTCAAGCAGCCGATAATCGGGCTGGTGAACCTCAGCGGGAGGACTCTCACGAGCTTTCATATCTGCCACCAGTACGATTGCTTATTACGCTTCCACCCGGGTACCCAGCGCAACAGCCCCCTCAAGTTGAGCTGACATCCAGCCCACCCTGGATCCCATCCACCCGCATCGAACAGCTGGTGGCTGATTGTGCgcgtctttggaaggagctTGATCACGACCCTGTTGTTTTTACCTACATCGACCACATCCAGCAATTAGCGGAGACAGCTTTCGATGTGGTTGATGACAGAGGTGTCTTGACCGCGGAGCCGCAGTACAGGATAGCCATCCTCGACTACGACATATCAGCAAAACGAGCTGCTTTTGATAGGGAGACTTTCGACTGCGGCATCTGTCTCGATCCTAAAAAAGGCTCTGCATGCCACCGTATGCTGGATTGTGGTCACGTTTTCTGCATCGGTTGCCTTCAGGATTTTTACAACAACGCTATTCAGGAGGGCGATATCTCCTCGGTCCGCTGCTTGACCCCCAATTGCGCAAAAGACCGGGAAAAGTCTGCGGCACAACAATCACCGACTTCGCATAGCGCGGGTGGTCGGGCGAAGAGGAAACGCAGACAGAAACTTATCAGCCCAAGCGAGCTTCTCAAAATTCCATTGGAACCTGAGGTAGTTAGGCGTTTTGTTACGCTCAAGTACAAGTCTGAGCTTGAGTCAGACAAAAATACGGTCTACTGTCCAAGGACGTGGTGCAATGGTGCTGCGAGGTCCAAGAAACACAAGAAGCCAGAGGGCCTTGAATTCTCTGAGGACTCGGAAGGGTCGGATGATGAGGATTCCAATCGTCCCCAAGCCTCAACAGTACCGCGCCCTTACAACAAGACGGAAGAACTTCTTTGCATCTGCGAGGACTGTGGCTTTGCATTCTGCGGCCGCTGCTCCCTTGGTTGGCATGGCGAGTTTTATCGGTGCATGCCCCGCCGGGATAAGACCGAGTTGACGGCAGAGGAGAAGGCTTCCCTCGAATATGTGCAATTACATACAACACCGTGCCCTACCTGCGCAGCACCCGCACAAAAGACACACGGGTGCAATCATATGATTTGCGGGAGGCAGGGTTGTGGTACACATTTTTGCTACCTTTGCTCAGCCTGGCTGGACCCAACCAACCCCTATTCccactataaccaacaatcgAATGGCCGTATAACAGGCTGCTATAACCGGCTGTGGGAACTTGAAGCAGGAGACGGCGATGAtgtgggtctcggcttcatTGGCGGTAGAGCTGCTGCCCTAGCTGCTCAGCAGGAGATTGAGATGGATCCGGCACTACTGATCCCAGAGATTGAAGAGGCCGATGGCGAAGACGCACACGCCAATGGTGCTGCGGCTGGAGCTGCAGGTGACAATATGGGAGTCCGCCCAGCCAACGAGCAGGAAAACGAGCGAGGAGTGGCCCTCGAGGCTCCGTTAGTCCTCCGTATTGCCGCAGACCCTCCAGGGCGCGCCGCACCACCGCCAGTTCCAAATCCGCCGCCTGCGGTCAGACCACGGGCAGGCGGTCAGCAGAATGCACGCAGGCGTGGCGGGCGTGGAGGTCAACATGCTGCCCGAGGTGGCCGCGGCGGAGCGAATGCCCAACAGCAGAATGAGCAAGCTCGCAACAACGGCGCTCCACGgagaggccgaggaggacgcCCAAGAGGCGGTATAGTTGCACCAGAAGCCGATCGGCCCAATGATGATGACCTCAACGAACACCAAAGGGCATGGATTCGACA ATTTGTCCATATGGCACTCAATGACGAAGAGGATCTGGTCGACTCGGACAGCGATGAAGAGATATTTTGGATACGGTAG